Proteins from one Salvelinus sp. IW2-2015 unplaced genomic scaffold, ASM291031v2 Un_scaffold4161, whole genome shotgun sequence genomic window:
- the LOC112076957 gene encoding transcription termination factor 1, whose amino-acid sequence GNVLVWSPSLSLCSILSFLGISLRTGRYSAQENKQLMSNINDFLALTGIENAAKLFHTARYKDELTNIQKLKSHHRFPERIAEGIPRPWHRIYSRGGRKMFDGSSYKGRRRFSQDELASLKKLQMLYGNKWVKISQLTGRSEVPLMRRFSQMYANLGSWSEEELKRLMEAVRDHLLGKVEPGSGPATIRKDKLYNNIPWTDICRRVKTRHRVQCRMKWLGFVAHKMAFGQPAFSGGVKTLKAKVDLIKALNTMQVKMLYIVDWKKTIGCVTPCYVQMHYHWLKVAKVPLWQSMSFCEIIDFLYSSVLPQFEELLRHSQTESGETESRDDRREHFLLSEIFENEDD is encoded by the exons GGTAACGTGCTAGTCTGGAGCCCTAGCTTAAGCCTTTGTTCAATCTTGTCTTTTCTAGGCATTTCCTTGCGAACTGGACGATACAGTGCACAGGAGAACAAACAACTCATGAGTAACATAAACGACTTCCTGGCTCTCACAGGGATTGAGAATGCCGCTAAGCTCTTCCATACTGCGCGCTACAAAGATGAATTAACAAATATCCAGAAGTTGAAGAGTCATCACAGATTCCCTGAAAGAATAG CTGAAGGAATCCCAAGGCCTTGGCATAGGATCTATAGTCGTGGTGGGAGGAAAATGTTTGATGGCAGCAGTTACAAGGGCAG ACGACGGTTTAGCCAAGATGAACTTGCCTCTTTGAAAAAACTGCAGATGTTGTACGGCAACAAATGGGTGAAGATCTCGCAGTTGACTGGCCGAAGCGAAGTACCCCTTATGAGACGTTTTTCTCAGATGT acgcAAACTTAGGTTCTTGGAGCGAGGAAGAACTGAAGAGACTAATGGAAGCTGTGCGAGACCACCTGCTGGGAAAAGTGGAGCCTGGCAGTGGACCTGCCACCATCAGGAAAGACAAGCTGTACAACAACATCCCCTGGACAGATATATGCCGGAGGGTTAAGACACGTCACCGGGTCCAGTGTAGAATGAAATG GTTGGGTTTTGTGGCACACAAAATGGCATTTGGACAACCAGCATTCAGTGGAGGTGTAAAAACCTTAAAGGCAAAAGTGGATTTGATCAAAGC GTTGAACACAATGCAGGTGAAGATGCTGTATATTGTTGACTGGAAGAAAACAATTGG GTGTGTGACTCCTTGCTACGTACAGATGCACTACCACTGGCTAAAAGTAGCCAAAGTTCCTTTGTGGCAGAGCATGTCTTTCTGTG AGATCATTGATTTCCTGTACAGTAGTGTTCTGCCCCAGTTTGAAGAGCTCCTCCGACACAGTCAGACTGAGTCAGGGGAGACTGAGTCCAGAGACGATCGACGAGAGCACTTCTTGCTTTCAGAGATCTTTGAAAATGAGGACGACTGA